TGGTAAGAAAGTTCTTCCGTTAGTTCAATAGTAATTTTAGGCACAGTGCCGCATTTTTTAACATTTTTTCCATCATTTGATCTAGCTTTTACTCGTTTCCATACTAAGCAGGGAAACAAATATAACCTGCTAATATTATGTTTTTAAGTTCTTGAAAAGGAACTTTTACCATTACTGATTTTTGAAAACTACAAAACAAGTATTTGTTATGATTGAAAATTCATTGTATTACAAACTTTTTAACATTGCTAAACGCTCATCCATCCACTCCTCAGTGAACCAGCCATACGGCAAAACATCGCCAACTGCATTTGTGTTAATTCCCATAACCCAGATATGGGCAGCTTTAATGAACATAGGAATTGATGATAGTTCATTCTCACTCAGTTTACGAATTGACTGATAACCTTCGAGAAAACTATTTCTAACTGAAACATCTATTTTCATCCTAATTGCTACGTGCAAAAATTTTGCAATATCAAAAGCACGCCACCCGTAACCACACTGGTCAAAGTCAAATAAAGTTGGCTCATTATGTTCCGTGAAATGGGCATTTCCTGAATGAACATCGCCAACACAAATTCCATAAGCTGGTGCTAACAAAGGTAGTTTAAATTCTTCTAACTGCTTTTTTATTTTGTCTACCTGTTTTTGCAGATAGTTCATATCGCTTTCTCTGTGTTGGTACAGAGGTGCAATTGCTTCCAATGACCAATCTAGCAAGTATTCACTTTTCAAAGCAGGGCGAGTAAAACTACTTTTGAACTTGTCTAGTGTCTGGTGAATTTTTGCCAGTGCTTCTCCCAGCCGATAGCTTTGTATCTCATCTAGCTTTTCATTGACTGCATGTCCTGCTGCATAGGAAAACACAGCCACGTAACGTGTTCCTTCTGGTGCAGCAATTTCTGTTGTCAAAACGCCATCTTTTCTGGCAATGGAGTATGCAACCGACTGTTTCTGCTCGTGTAGAAACGCTAACAGTTCCAGTTTAAAATCAATTTATTGGTTATTTATCCACCCACGCCGATAAACTCGTAGAATATATCTTTGTTGATCAGTTTCCACCAAATACGTATCGTTAAGACCTCGCTTGTATAGTTTGCAGTTACGGATATCGCTGATGGGGTAATGGCGCAGTACAGTGTCAATTAAAGCCTCACTGTCAAGAATAGAATGAATGACAGAAATTAATAATTGGCTCATAAAATCATAGCTGCTGTTGATAACATCTATCGTTGAGAGGAAGTTGAGATTTTGAATTTTGGATTTTGGATGATTCAATAGTCATTTCTACCTGTTTCTCCACTCCCTCTCCTCCCCCACTCATTTTTTCACTTTTTTCCGGCTTTTTTTTTCAACTTCATTACTCAAACTACCCCTTCATGTGGCAATCTGGGAAACAGAATGTTTTCCAACTGGATATCTTTGCTACCAAAATTTTACTTAACAGGATATGCAAACCCTGCCTACGCTAACAACTTCCAACACTGCAAATCTTCAACCCACCTTTGACACCACGATCAAACGGCGCAAAACCCGTCCAGTCAAAGTAGGCGATGTCATCATTGGGGGTGGCTACCCTGTGGTAGTGCAGTCAATGATTAACGAAGATACCCTAGACATAAATGGTTCAGTCGCAGCAATTCGCCGTCTTCATGAAATTGGCTGCGAAATTGTTCGCGTTACTGTACCCAGTATGGCTCATGCCAAAGCGTTGGCAGAGATTAAACAAAAATTAATCAAAACCTACCAGGATGTGCCAATTGTGGCGGATGTGCATCATAATGGTATGAAAATCGCCTTGGAAGTCGCCAAACACATAGAAAAAGTGCGGATTAATCCAGGGTTGTATGTATTTGAAAAGCCAAACCCCAACAGAACCGAATACACTAAGGCTGAGTTTAACGATATTGGCGAAAAAATTCGTGAAACTTTGGCTCCATTGGTGATTTCCTTACGTGATCAAGGCAAAGCTATGCGAATTGGGGTAAATCACGGTTCTCTTGGTGAAAGAATGCTGTTCACCTACGGCGATACCCCAGAAGGCATGGTGGAATCAGCAATAGAGTTTATTCGCATTTGTGAATCTTTAGATTTCCACAACTTGGTGATTTCTATGAAAGCTTCACGAGTGCCAGTTATGTTAGCTGCCTATCGTCTCATGGCACTGCGGATGGATGAACTGGGTATGGATTATCCTCTGCACTTGGGTGTCACCGAAGCAGGTGATGGCGAGTATGGACGGATTAAATCAACCGCTGGTATTGCCACTCTCTTAGCTGATGGTATTGGCGATACAATTCGCGTGTCACTAACGGAATCACCAGAGAAAGAAATCCCTGTCTGCTACAGTATTTTGCAAGCTTTGGGATTGCGCAAAACAATGGTGGAGTACGTTGCTTGTCCTTCTTGTGGACGGACATTGTTTAACCTAGAAGAAGTTCTGCACAAAGTCCGCGAAGCGACTAAACATCTCACCGGACTCGATGTGGCAGTCATGGGGTGTATTGTTAATGGACCTGGGGAAATGGCTGATGCTGATTACGGTTATGTTGGCAAAACGCCTGGATACATTTCTCTTTACCGTGGAAGAGAAGAAATTAAAAAAGTTCCAGAAGATAAAGGAGTGGAAGAATTGATCAACTTAATTAAGATAGATGGACGTTGGATAGATCCATAAAATTTTGAAAATTTCGACAAATTTTGTACCGCCGACATCGGTTGTCGCCGGATAACAAAGCATTTTTATGAAATAAAAAAATATGCTCAGTCTTTAGTGCAAAACCCTGTGTTAGATTGAGCATACTGATTAGAAAATTTTGCGTCTTGCACAGCTGTCATTATGGTGATTACAAGAAGTGGACTTGTTTTGGGTGCTACAGCGGTGACACTGACAACAATAGCAGTCACTGGCCTGGGTATTCACTCACAAGGACAGGCTTTATTTAAAGAAAGTCCTAAGGAATTAATAGATGAAGTTTGGCAAGTTATTAACCGCCAATATGTAGATGGTACTTTTAATAAATTAGATTGGCCGGCTGTTCGTCGTGAGTACCTGAACAAGTCTTACAGCGACAAGCAGCAGGCTTACAAGTCCATCCGCGAAATGCTCAAAAAGCTGGGTGATCCTTACACTCGGTTTATGGATCCAGAGGAGTTCAAAAATCTGCAAGTGGATACCTCTGGAGAACTGACAGGTATTGGTATCCAAATTGGTTTAGATGAGAAAACGAAAAAGCTGACTGTAATTGCGCCGATTGAGGATACACCTGCTGCAAAAGCTGGTATTTTGGCAAAAGATGTCATCACCAAAATCAACGGAAAAAGTACCGAAGGTATGGATACCAATCAAGCAGTATCCTTAATCCGAGGTACAGCAGGAACAGCGGTCAATTTGACAATTTTGCGCAATGCTCAGGAAAAACAATTCAACATTACAAGAGCTAAGATTGAAATTCATCCAGTCGAGTACTCTCAAAAACAAACTCCAGCAGGCAATCTTGGTTATATTCGCTTGAAGCAGTTTAGCGCCAACGCTGGTAAAGAAATGCAACAAGCAATCACAAATTTAGAGAATAAGCAAGTCGCTGGTTATGTCCTGGATTTACGTAATAATCCTGGTGGCTTACTTTTCTCTAGCGTCGAAATTGCCCGAATGTGGATCAGTAACGGCACAATAGTCTCCACTAAGGGCCGCTTGACTAACGGGCGCTTCGCAGAAGAACAACGAGAAGTGGCAAATGCACGTGCTTTGACAAACAAACCGCTCGTGGTATTAGTGGATAAAGGTTCAGCAAGTGCTAGTGAAATCCTCTCTGGAGCTTTGCAGGATAACAAGCGTGCTGTTATAGTCGGTAGTCAGACCTTTGGCAAAGGCTTAGTCCAATCAGTGCGTCCTCTCGACGATGGTTCCGGAATGGCGGTGACAATTGCGAAATACTACACTCCTAATAATCGCGATATCAATAAGCATGGAATCGACCCAGATGTCAAAGTGGAGTTGACGACTGCTCAGCGAGAGCAGCTATGGCTCAAACAGCGCGACAAAATTGCCACCCTACAAGATC
This portion of the Brasilonema sennae CENA114 genome encodes:
- a CDS encoding phosphotransferase enzyme family protein: MTTEIAAPEGTRYVAVFSYAAGHAVNEKLDEIQSYRLGEALAKIHQTLDKFKSSFTRPALKSEYLLDWSLEAIAPLYQHRESDMNYLQKQVDKIKKQLEEFKLPLLAPAYGICVGDVHSGNAHFTEHNEPTLFDFDQCGYGWRAFDIAKFLHVAIRMKIDVSVRNSFLEGYQSIRKLSENELSSIPMFIKAAHIWVMGINTNAVGDVLPYGWFTEEWMDERLAMLKSL
- the ispG gene encoding (E)-4-hydroxy-3-methylbut-2-enyl-diphosphate synthase, with the protein product MQTLPTLTTSNTANLQPTFDTTIKRRKTRPVKVGDVIIGGGYPVVVQSMINEDTLDINGSVAAIRRLHEIGCEIVRVTVPSMAHAKALAEIKQKLIKTYQDVPIVADVHHNGMKIALEVAKHIEKVRINPGLYVFEKPNPNRTEYTKAEFNDIGEKIRETLAPLVISLRDQGKAMRIGVNHGSLGERMLFTYGDTPEGMVESAIEFIRICESLDFHNLVISMKASRVPVMLAAYRLMALRMDELGMDYPLHLGVTEAGDGEYGRIKSTAGIATLLADGIGDTIRVSLTESPEKEIPVCYSILQALGLRKTMVEYVACPSCGRTLFNLEEVLHKVREATKHLTGLDVAVMGCIVNGPGEMADADYGYVGKTPGYISLYRGREEIKKVPEDKGVEELINLIKIDGRWIDP
- the ctpC gene encoding carboxyl-terminal processing protease CtpC, whose amino-acid sequence is MVITRSGLVLGATAVTLTTIAVTGLGIHSQGQALFKESPKELIDEVWQVINRQYVDGTFNKLDWPAVRREYLNKSYSDKQQAYKSIREMLKKLGDPYTRFMDPEEFKNLQVDTSGELTGIGIQIGLDEKTKKLTVIAPIEDTPAAKAGILAKDVITKINGKSTEGMDTNQAVSLIRGTAGTAVNLTILRNAQEKQFNITRAKIEIHPVEYSQKQTPAGNLGYIRLKQFSANAGKEMQQAITNLENKQVAGYVLDLRNNPGGLLFSSVEIARMWISNGTIVSTKGRLTNGRFAEEQREVANARALTNKPLVVLVDKGSASASEILSGALQDNKRAVIVGSQTFGKGLVQSVRPLDDGSGMAVTIAKYYTPNNRDINKHGIDPDVKVELTTAQREQLWLKQRDKIATLQDPQFAKAVEVIGKEIAQKGNSRAEKN